The genomic window TAGAAAACGCAGTGGTGTATTCACCAGGTAATAGTAAAGTATCAATTGTTGTTAGAGAAGAGATAAACAAAATTCAAATCTCCATTATAGATCAAGGTTGTGGTATTGCTTTAGATAAACAAGAAGAGATTTTTAGCCCACTATATCGCCCTACACAACAACTTGACCGATTACCTAAAGTTGGAATGAGTCTAGCTATTTGTCGTGGCTTAATGGCAGCACATAAAGGAGCTATTTCCTTAAAAAGTCAACTTAATGAAGGAACAACTGTTAATATTGAATTACCAAATTAATGTAGCTAAAACTAATATTGTTACTTAGGTAAAATATATGAATATTCTAGTTATAGATGATGAAATCCAGATTTTGCGCACTCTGCGAAGTTCTTTAAGTGCTTATGGACATAAAGTTAATATTGCTTTAGGTGGACAAGCAGGTCTAGATACATTAAATGAAGAAGTGCCAGATTTAGTAATTTTAGATTTGTCTATGCCAGGTATGGATGGATTTGAAGTTTGCCGCCGCATTCGTAGTTTTTCTAAAGTACCAGTAATTGTGCTTTCTGCTAGAGAGACAGAAAGAGACAAGGTTTTAGCCTTAGATAGTGGTGCAGATGATTTTGTTAATAAACCATTTGGTATTAATGAGCTTCTAGCACGTATTCGAGCCATTATGAGACGAATCAATGATTCTGCTTCTGAAGTAGGGCATGTTGTAGTAGGAAAATTAGATTTAGATTTTGATCGTCATATAGTTACTTTGGATGGAAAAAGACTTAAGCTTTCGCCTACAGAATATAATTTACTAAAAACTTTAGCTGCTAACATTGGTCAAGTTGTTCGCCATGAAACTTTGCTTGCCCGTGTTTGGGGAGCAGATTATAAGGCAGATAATGAAAATTTACGTGTAGCAGTTAATCATTTACGCCGTAAAATTGAAGTTGACCCTTCACAACCTCGCTATATCATTACTGAACCCTGGGTTGGATATCGTCTTTGTGACCCAAATGAAGAAAATGATCAAAATAATGTGTAAGGAGTTTTCTTTAGTTAAATGAAGAAAACAATAGACCTATCCTAATTATCTAGTAATAAACCCCTAGTCTACATCTGAAAAAACATTTATAAAACTTTAATGTCTTGTTTATTGGTTATTAACGCCTACGGTGTTATTCTAGTCAAGACATAAACAAGATTATTTTGGTTCTTAAAAGGAGATTATCAAAACATATGATGCCACAAATGAGTTCAGTAAAATATGATAGCAACTTACTTACCTCTCGTGAGAGTGAAGTATTACGATTAATTGCTGAAGGTGCTACTAGTAAGGAAATAGGGCAAAAATTAGGAATTAGTTATAAAACAGCCGATGCACACCGAGAAAATATTAAAAAGAAATTGCATGTTAGCTCTATTGCACATCTAGTGCGCTATGCCATTATGATAGGTTTAGTCAAACCAGAGTATACATTGCAATAAGTTAGAAGTAGTAAAAGTTTCCTTAAGTTTATCCCTAGTTTACAATTCTGCCATTGTTATTAAGTTAACAATGGCAGTTTTTATCTTTGGCTAGAAAAATATTTTCTAACTTGTTAATATCGCTAAAACATTTTTAAGCATTAGTAGTTAATACAAATTAATACTTAATATAAGTATAATAAGTAAAATCTTAATTTAGAGGAAAGAATTAATGTTGACAGGAAAGCAGAAAAAGTTCTTACGCGCTCAAGCTCACCACTTAAAAGCAATTTTTCAAATAGGAAAATCAGGTGTAAGTGAAAATTTAGCTACACAAATAAGTTTAGCTTTAACAGCAAATGAGCTTGTAAAAATATCTATTTTGCAAAATTGTGAAACAGATCGTTATGAAGTTGCAGAAAATTTAGTACAAGCTACAGGAGCAGAATTAGTACAAGTTTTAGGAAAAACTTTGGTTCTTTATCGTGCTACTGATAATCGACAATATACATTACCATAAAAATTAGTAATTTTAGGAAGCTCTTTTGGGATTTCTTTTAGTTTGATTCCCTAACAGGGTTTTAGTAAAATGCCCAAACAAAGTTTCTTTTCTTCGCTTTAGTTTTAGCTTTAACATTTCTAGTATTTTTTCTAAGAAATAGGTAACTATGTATTGTCAATGTGGAACAGAGCTTGATTCTACAGCTAGTAGCTGTTCAAATTGTGGAACAGAAGTTAATGCTAAAGACTCAAGTGGCGAACTAAAAGTTGGCACAGTAATTTCTGATAAGTATGAAGTATTGAATCTACTTGGACGTGGTGGAATGGGTGAGGTTTATTTAGCAAAAGACCTTCAACTAGAGCGAATGATTGCTATTAAAACCTTATCAAAAGAATTAGCTGGAGAAGGAGAACATAAAGCCCGCTTTATTCGTGAAGCTCGCATGGCTTCTGCACTAAATCATCCAAATATTCTTACAGTTTATGAAGTAGGAACTTTTGGAAGTATTCTCTTTATGGCATCAGAATATGTTGAAGGGCAAACACTACGTCAAGTAATACGTGTTGGGCCAATTAGTCTAAAGGATTTTTTAGATATTGCTATTCAAGCTGCCCAGGGCTTAGCCGCAGCACACGAAGCGGGAATTATTCATCGGGACTTAAAACTAGAAAATTTTATCTTACGCCAAGATGGTTACTTAAAAGTATTAGATTTTGGTCTAGCAAAAACGGCTACTTCTAGTAATACTACATCTGATCCTGATGATGGGTTTAAGACAAAAGCAGGGTTAATTCTAGGCACCCCTCATTATATGTCCCCAGAACAAGCTAAGGGTAAAGCATTAGATGCTCGTTCTGATATTTTTTCCTTTGGAACAGTGCTTTATGAGCTTTTAACTAGGCAAATTGCTTTTGAAGCAGACAGTGATGTACAGGTTTTATTTAATGTAGTTTTTAGAGAAGCAGAACCCTTGCCCAATGAAATACCTTTTAGATTAAGAGAAATTATTCGACGAGCAATGCAGAAAAATCCTGATATTCGCTATCAATCTATGCAAACTATGCTAGAGGATTTAATAGCTTGTCGTGCAGAATTACAAGGAGCCTTACAATATAATACTAAAGCTCTTACTGCTTCATCCATCAAAGGAGCTACAGGTAAATTGTTGATGACAGGAATCAACAGTCGCTTTACTTCCTTTAATATTATTATGGATTCTAGCGAAATTACTGTATCTGCAACACCAAATTATGACCAATTTGTTGGACGTGATGCGGAAATAGGAATACTAAAAACAGAACTGCAACGTGCTTATGATGGAAAAGGTAGACCTATTTTAATTTTAGGTGATTCTGGTAGTGGTAAAACTCAATTACTTCTGCGCTTTCAACAATGGGCGCAAAGCCAAAATGCTGTTGTTGGATTAAGTAGTTTTTTTGATCAAAGTGGTAATCTTGGACATCCTTATCAAGCTGTTCTAGGCTTAATTGCTAGTGTCTTAAACTTTAAGGATACAGAAACTAGTGGCGGGAAAAAAGAACAAGAACAAGGTAAAAAAATAGCTAATCATATTAAAACCCAATTTAATATTGACCTACCCACAATATTACTAGAAAGCAGCTTACATAAAATTACAGAAATAGACCAATGGCAAGTTTTTGATGCTCTACGCCAAATCTTTGCACGTCTTACACAAGAACAACCCTTAGTTCTGCTTTTTGATAACCTACATTGGTCAAGCAATATAATTTTAGAATTAATAGGTTATGCTTTACGTAATTTGATAGGAGTAAAAATTCTTGTAGTAGCAACTGCTAGTGATGAAGAAGCTACTAGACCAGGATCTGCCCTTCGAGACTGGATATTAGCTCAAAGCCGCTATTTAACCTTTGAACAAATTAAATTAAAACCCTTTGACCCTTCTGCAATTAGAGCAATGCTAGAGGCTATTTTCCAACGAATAGAAATAGCTTCTGCCGAAATAGACCGACTTTATGAAATAACTAGCGGTAATCCATATTACTTAGTCGAGTTAATTAGATTATTAGTAAATAACAATAAAATTTCATTAGGTGAGGGTTGGTGGCTGTGTGAATCATTACAAGAAATAGAACTCCCAACTACAATTGGAATTGCTGTACAGTACAAATTAGAACAATGTTCTGATGAGATGAAAAATCTTTTAACACAAGCAGCCGTAATAGGAGAAACCTTTAATTTTGAAGTTTTAGCAGAACTAAGTGAAATGGATGAAGATGAGTTGGAGAAACTTATCTCTGAAGCAGTAAAAACTTTTTTAATTAAAGAGGAAAAAGGCTCTCGTGGAGATGATTACCGCTTTTACAACGCAACTATTAGACAAGTCCTTTATGAAGCTTTAAGTAAGCCACACAAACGCCGGCTGCATTCTCAAACTGCTGAAGCAATAAAAACTGTTTATCGTAGTAAATTAGCCCGTGTTGCCGGACGTTTAGCCTATCATTATAACGCTGCAAGTGAATGGCAAGAAGCTTTTGAGTTTGCTCGTAAAGCAATGGAACAAGCAATGGAGCAAGAAGCCTGGCGTAGTGTTGCTAGATATAGTCAATGGATAGAAGAAGCTGCACTAGCAATAGAAGAAAATCCAGAAGACTATAAACCTATTGATAAAG from Blastocatellia bacterium includes these protein-coding regions:
- a CDS encoding sensor histidine kinase, with the translated sequence MLWLVRIQTNKVSIYCEKTNLLKLITETIEKLNQLLKEDLSNRINLSVESTIWATIDKELIKLVLFYLIENAVVYSPGNSKVSIVVREEINKIQISIIDQGCGIALDKQEEIFSPLYRPTQQLDRLPKVGMSLAICRGLMAAHKGAISLKSQLNEGTTVNIELPN
- a CDS encoding response regulator transcription factor, which codes for MNILVIDDEIQILRTLRSSLSAYGHKVNIALGGQAGLDTLNEEVPDLVILDLSMPGMDGFEVCRRIRSFSKVPVIVLSARETERDKVLALDSGADDFVNKPFGINELLARIRAIMRRINDSASEVGHVVVGKLDLDFDRHIVTLDGKRLKLSPTEYNLLKTLAANIGQVVRHETLLARVWGADYKADNENLRVAVNHLRRKIEVDPSQPRYIITEPWVGYRLCDPNEENDQNNV
- a CDS encoding helix-turn-helix transcriptional regulator — translated: MMPQMSSVKYDSNLLTSRESEVLRLIAEGATSKEIGQKLGISYKTADAHRENIKKKLHVSSIAHLVRYAIMIGLVKPEYTLQ
- the yhbY gene encoding ribosome assembly RNA-binding protein YhbY; its protein translation is MLTGKQKKFLRAQAHHLKAIFQIGKSGVSENLATQISLALTANELVKISILQNCETDRYEVAENLVQATGAELVQVLGKTLVLYRATDNRQYTLP
- a CDS encoding protein kinase: MYCQCGTELDSTASSCSNCGTEVNAKDSSGELKVGTVISDKYEVLNLLGRGGMGEVYLAKDLQLERMIAIKTLSKELAGEGEHKARFIREARMASALNHPNILTVYEVGTFGSILFMASEYVEGQTLRQVIRVGPISLKDFLDIAIQAAQGLAAAHEAGIIHRDLKLENFILRQDGYLKVLDFGLAKTATSSNTTSDPDDGFKTKAGLILGTPHYMSPEQAKGKALDARSDIFSFGTVLYELLTRQIAFEADSDVQVLFNVVFREAEPLPNEIPFRLREIIRRAMQKNPDIRYQSMQTMLEDLIACRAELQGALQYNTKALTASSIKGATGKLLMTGINSRFTSFNIIMDSSEITVSATPNYDQFVGRDAEIGILKTELQRAYDGKGRPILILGDSGSGKTQLLLRFQQWAQSQNAVVGLSSFFDQSGNLGHPYQAVLGLIASVLNFKDTETSGGKKEQEQGKKIANHIKTQFNIDLPTILLESSLHKITEIDQWQVFDALRQIFARLTQEQPLVLLFDNLHWSSNIILELIGYALRNLIGVKILVVATASDEEATRPGSALRDWILAQSRYLTFEQIKLKPFDPSAIRAMLEAIFQRIEIASAEIDRLYEITSGNPYYLVELIRLLVNNNKISLGEGWWLCESLQEIELPTTIGIAVQYKLEQCSDEMKNLLTQAAVIGETFNFEVLAELSEMDEDELEKLISEAVKTFLIKEEKGSRGDDYRFYNATIRQVLYEALSKPHKRRLHSQTAEAIKTVYRSKLARVAGRLAYHYNAASEWQEAFEFARKAMEQAMEQEAWRSVARYSQWIEEAALAIEENPEDYKPIDKVVLADLKLKCSLAMLRLGNVGQAVAQAQQGLKIGLELNNNHLIARGKARLCEFGWFQGKFADAIKLGDEGLVAAELAQDRVSERYLHFHSGIANWRSMPFEIALKHLGKACELAEEDKDNRLLAQARTFNAVVLHCRGNWQEANGMIRKARELAQNNNDFFAESRLYSVGSVIQYYERRHTELQEAHIDAIELMRTIGWRIGEAYMHTMKGFDYLSPTNLDINQARDYLQRAMAVCQETGEKGFQLVIGRGMAKVATILGDYDSAITKLKELLNILRMIGDLLNKLPLYAG